The Fusobacterium necrophorum subsp. necrophorum genome has a window encoding:
- a CDS encoding DUF2828 family protein, translating to MNFMNVLRNVTNLTQTWNGAIAVKSTQNAVVDLFGRIGSMRSWNDNINYKKLEKLFQRAYAENRELAVKAIFYARDCRGGMGEKSVFKLLMISFINSNFRPLERVVLENLTQIVEFGSWKDIIDIFLATQSSEYKEILASFMREQLQKDFNSEHPSLLSKWLPTINSRSKHTVEKAKKCIEYKIYVKNYRQDLIKLRRKIDITESHIAAEDFEKIDYSNVSSKCMLLNRHLFLKKDKIRFQEYQQGLVHGKAKIHSEVLFPVDIVKKYYTNSWDNWKCSAEKYDEILEQQWKALPNYMTKALNAIPVVDTSASMTGTPMNVAVSIGIYIAERNPSEIYRNKLLEFSEVVDFLDLSQYTTLQQKINAFCYQVANTDIEAVFKVILQTAIEHKLEPKELPTHLIIISDMQFDEATTQSVNKTFMENMRKLYEKQNYILPDILYWNVNFFTNNFPETTRKGIAFVSGYSPAIMQAVLNTEILEPIEVIRNAVLVERYQNIVWE from the coding sequence ATGAATTTCATGAATGTATTAAGAAATGTAACAAATTTAACTCAAACTTGGAATGGTGCCATAGCAGTGAAATCTACACAAAATGCTGTTGTAGACCTGTTTGGACGAATAGGAAGCATGAGAAGTTGGAATGATAATATTAATTACAAAAAATTGGAAAAATTATTTCAAAGAGCCTATGCTGAAAACAGAGAATTAGCTGTGAAAGCAATATTTTATGCAAGAGATTGTAGAGGTGGAATGGGGGAGAAGTCTGTTTTTAAATTGTTGATGATTTCTTTTATTAATTCCAATTTTAGACCTTTAGAAAGAGTTGTTTTAGAAAATTTAACGCAGATTGTAGAGTTTGGAAGTTGGAAAGATATCATAGATATCTTCTTAGCAACACAGTCTTCTGAATATAAGGAAATATTAGCAAGTTTTATGAGAGAGCAATTACAAAAAGACTTTAATAGCGAACATCCAAGTTTACTTTCCAAATGGTTGCCAACGATTAACTCCCGTTCTAAGCATACTGTGGAAAAAGCAAAAAAATGTATTGAGTACAAGATTTATGTAAAGAATTACAGACAAGATCTAATAAAATTAAGAAGAAAAATTGATATTACGGAGAGTCATATTGCTGCTGAAGATTTTGAAAAGATAGACTATTCAAATGTTTCTAGTAAATGTATGCTACTCAATCGACATCTTTTTTTGAAAAAGGATAAAATACGATTTCAAGAATATCAACAAGGCTTAGTTCATGGAAAAGCAAAGATACATTCCGAAGTTCTGTTTCCTGTAGATATTGTAAAAAAATACTACACAAACAGTTGGGATAATTGGAAATGCTCTGCAGAGAAATATGATGAAATTTTGGAGCAACAATGGAAAGCATTGCCAAACTATATGACGAAAGCTCTAAATGCTATTCCTGTGGTAGATACCAGTGCTTCTATGACAGGGACTCCGATGAATGTTGCAGTTTCTATTGGAATTTATATTGCAGAAAGAAATCCGAGTGAAATATATCGAAATAAATTACTAGAATTTTCAGAAGTTGTCGATTTTTTGGATTTATCCCAATATACAACATTACAACAGAAAATAAATGCTTTTTGTTATCAAGTGGCAAATACAGATATAGAAGCGGTATTTAAGGTAATATTACAAACAGCAATAGAACATAAATTAGAGCCAAAAGAGTTACCGACACATTTGATTATTATTTCTGATATGCAGTTTGACGAAGCTACGACACAAAGTGTGAATAAGACCTTTATGGAAAACATGAGAAAATTATATGAGAAACAGAATTATATCTTACCTGACATTCTTTATTGGAATGTAAATTTTTTCACGAATAATTTTCCTGAAACAACACGAAAAGGAATTGCTTTTGTGAGCGGATATAGTCCAGCAATCATGCAGGCAGTGTTGAATACTGAAATATTGGAGCCTATAGAGGTTATCCGAAATGCCGTATTGGTGGAGAGATATCAAAATATTGTTTGGGAATAG
- the queF gene encoding preQ(1) synthase, which produces MKENKNLTLLGNQSTKYPQDYAPEILEIFENKHPDHDYFVKFNCPEFTSLCPITGQPDFANIVISYVPNVKMVESKSLKLYLFSFRNHGDFHEDCMNIIMKDLIRVMDPKYIEVWGKFTPRGGISIDPYCNYGKKGTKWEEIALHRMVNHDMYPEKVDNR; this is translated from the coding sequence ATGAAAGAAAACAAAAATTTGACCTTATTAGGCAATCAGAGCACAAAATATCCGCAGGACTATGCTCCGGAAATCTTAGAAATCTTTGAGAATAAACACCCCGATCATGACTATTTTGTCAAATTTAATTGCCCTGAGTTTACCAGTCTTTGTCCCATCACTGGACAACCGGATTTCGCCAATATTGTCATTTCTTATGTCCCTAATGTTAAAATGGTAGAAAGTAAATCTTTAAAATTATACCTTTTCAGCTTTCGAAATCATGGAGATTTTCATGAAGATTGTATGAATATTATTATGAAAGATCTAATTCGAGTCATGGATCCTAAATATATTGAAGTTTGGGGAAAATTCACTCCCAGAGGAGGAATTTCCATTGATCCTTATTGCAATTATGGAAAGAAAGGAACGAAATGGGAAGAGATTGCTCTTCATAGAATGGTAAATCACGATATGTATCCGGAAAAAGTGGATAATCGATAA
- the queC gene encoding 7-cyano-7-deazaguanine synthase QueC, protein MKVLVLLSGGIDSTTCLAMAIEKYGVEQVVALSAFYGQKHNKELQAARNIANYYRVELIELNLSKIFAYSNSSLLEHSGKEIPHCSYVEQLAERKEKTLSTYIPFRNGLFLSTAASIAISKNCSIIFYGAHSDDAAGNAYPDCSPAFHEAMNTAIYEGSGRQVRMEAPFLKLHKKEIVKLGLDLKLPYELTWSCYEGGEYPCGQCGTCIDREKAFEENGHIDPLVIGRGGN, encoded by the coding sequence ATGAAAGTATTAGTATTACTAAGCGGAGGAATTGATAGTACAACTTGTTTGGCTATGGCAATTGAAAAATATGGTGTTGAACAGGTTGTCGCTCTCAGTGCATTTTACGGACAAAAACATAACAAAGAATTGCAAGCTGCCAGAAATATTGCAAACTACTATCGGGTGGAATTAATAGAACTCAATCTATCCAAGATTTTTGCTTACAGCAATTCTTCTCTACTAGAACATTCCGGAAAAGAAATTCCCCATTGTTCCTACGTAGAGCAACTAGCAGAACGGAAAGAGAAAACCTTGTCGACCTATATTCCTTTCCGAAATGGTTTATTTTTGTCCACTGCAGCAAGTATCGCCATTTCAAAAAACTGTAGCATCATTTTCTATGGAGCTCACAGTGATGATGCCGCCGGAAATGCCTACCCGGATTGCAGCCCTGCCTTTCATGAAGCCATGAATACTGCTATCTATGAAGGAAGCGGAAGACAAGTGAGGATGGAAGCTCCCTTTCTTAAACTTCATAAAAAAGAAATTGTAAAACTGGGATTGGATTTAAAGCTTCCCTACGAACTCACTTGGAGTTGTTATGAGGGAGGAGAATATCCTTGTGGACAGTGTGGAACTTGTATAGATCGAGAAAAAGCCTTTGAAGAAAACGGCCATATTGACCCTTTAGTAATAGGAAGAGGAGGAAACTAG
- the folE gene encoding GTP cyclohydrolase I FolE — MVDKKAIQEHIRGLLIALGEDPEREGLLETPERVANMYEEIFEGIQYSNADLAKMFGKTFEGDHPTESDDMVIVRDIEIFSVCEHHLALMYDMKVTVAYLPNKKLLGLSKVARICDMVGKRLQLQERMGRDIAEIMQKVTDSQDVAVFIQGKHSCMTMRGIKKQQSITETSCFLGKFKENLLLQNRVYSRS, encoded by the coding sequence ATGGTAGATAAAAAAGCAATTCAAGAACATATTCGAGGTCTTCTCATTGCTCTCGGAGAAGATCCGGAACGGGAAGGTCTTTTGGAAACTCCGGAACGAGTTGCCAACATGTATGAAGAAATCTTTGAGGGAATTCAATACAGCAATGCTGATTTAGCGAAAATGTTTGGAAAAACCTTTGAGGGAGATCATCCAACGGAAAGTGATGATATGGTTATAGTTCGAGATATTGAGATTTTTAGTGTCTGTGAACATCATTTGGCTTTGATGTATGACATGAAAGTGACGGTAGCCTATCTTCCCAATAAAAAGTTATTAGGACTTAGTAAAGTCGCCCGTATTTGTGATATGGTTGGAAAACGTTTACAGCTACAGGAAAGAATGGGAAGGGATATTGCTGAAATCATGCAAAAAGTAACCGACTCACAGGACGTTGCCGTTTTTATTCAGGGAAAACACAGTTGCATGACCATGAGAGGAATTAAAAAACAGCAAAGCATAACAGAAACAAGCTGCTTTTTAGGAAAATTCAAAGAGAATTTACTTCTACAAAATAGAGTATATTCACGAAGTTAG
- the queE gene encoding putative 7-carboxy-7-deazaguanine synthase QueE: protein MPKYKVVEMFESINGEGKKAGQLALFIRFQFCNLDCSYCDTKWANTKKSPFTWMSLEEILETARQRGIKNITLTGGEPLLQSDIFALLEAFSKEKMFEVEIETNGSIPLKKFQSIENPPSFTLDYKLPQSNMEEYMCLENFSSVNAKDTVKFVVSDLQDLERAREIMNQYSLIGKCSLYLSPVFGKIPLPTIVDFMKKYHLNGVNMQLQMHKFIWDPETKGV from the coding sequence ATGCCGAAGTATAAAGTAGTGGAAATGTTTGAGAGTATCAATGGAGAAGGAAAAAAAGCAGGTCAATTGGCTCTTTTTATTCGTTTTCAATTCTGTAATTTGGACTGCTCCTATTGTGATACCAAATGGGCAAATACGAAAAAGAGTCCTTTTACTTGGATGAGCCTTGAGGAAATTTTGGAAACGGCAAGACAAAGAGGAATCAAAAATATTACCTTAACAGGAGGAGAACCTCTCCTCCAATCTGATATTTTTGCTTTGTTGGAAGCTTTTTCGAAAGAGAAAATGTTTGAAGTAGAAATTGAGACAAATGGAAGTATTCCTTTGAAAAAATTTCAATCCATTGAAAATCCGCCTTCGTTTACTCTGGATTATAAGCTTCCACAAAGTAATATGGAAGAATATATGTGTCTGGAAAATTTCTCTTCGGTTAATGCCAAAGATACTGTAAAATTTGTAGTTTCCGATCTGCAAGATTTAGAAAGGGCAAGAGAAATCATGAACCAATATTCTTTGATTGGAAAGTGTTCCCTTTACCTAAGTCCTGTTTTTGGAAAAATTCCTCTTCCCACTATTGTGGACTTTATGAAAAAATATCACCTGAACGGAGTCAATATGCAATTACAAATGCATAAATTTATTTGGGATCCGGAAACGAAAGGAGTGTAA
- the queD gene encoding 6-carboxytetrahydropterin synthase QueD, which translates to MYTLHSEASFDSAHFLKDYQGKCRNIHGHRWKVRIEISAEHLQKEGSCRGMLFDFSEIKTELREITEYFDHALIIEKNSLKKSLLNALQEEQFRIIEVEFRPTAEHFAKFFYEHFQKKGFPISQALVYETPNNCAAYSKDVISYAEV; encoded by the coding sequence ATGTATACTTTACATAGTGAAGCCAGTTTCGACAGTGCTCATTTTTTAAAAGATTATCAAGGAAAATGCAGAAACATTCACGGACATCGTTGGAAAGTTCGAATTGAAATATCTGCAGAACATTTACAGAAAGAGGGAAGTTGTCGTGGAATGCTTTTCGATTTTTCAGAAATAAAAACGGAGCTTCGAGAAATTACAGAGTATTTTGATCATGCCTTAATTATCGAAAAAAATTCTCTTAAAAAATCCCTTCTCAATGCCTTACAAGAAGAACAATTTCGTATCATTGAGGTAGAATTTCGACCGACTGCAGAACATTTTGCAAAATTCTTTTATGAACATTTTCAAAAAAAAGGCTTTCCTATTTCGCAAGCCCTTGTCTATGAAACACCCAATAACTGTGCTGCTTATTCGAAAGATGTGATATCATATGCCGAAGTATAA
- a CDS encoding M48 family metallopeptidase produces MKKSIKIFFLVLCSSIMMACTSTAPLTGRNQLKLVSDESLVASSANSYNQLIQKAKQQGKLANNTQNGRRLHMIGKRVASAVERYMYQNGMGDRIQYLRWEFNLIESKEINAFAMPGGKIAFYSGIMPVLQTDARIAFVMGHEIGHVIGGHHAEGYSNQQLAGLASALTNVMVGKSASSLVSDGLSIGLLKFNRTQEYEADKYGMIFMAMAGYDPTEAIYAEMKMASLSESSGSDFLSTHPANEKRIAALKAFLPEAMKYYKK; encoded by the coding sequence ATGAAAAAATCAATTAAAATATTTTTTTTGGTATTATGTTCTAGTATTATGATGGCTTGTACCTCTACTGCCCCACTGACAGGAAGAAATCAATTGAAACTGGTGAGTGATGAAAGTTTAGTTGCCAGTTCTGCAAATTCATACAATCAACTCATTCAAAAAGCAAAGCAGCAAGGAAAGCTGGCAAACAATACTCAGAATGGACGCAGATTACACATGATAGGAAAACGAGTAGCTTCTGCCGTTGAAAGATATATGTATCAAAATGGAATGGGAGATCGCATCCAATATTTACGCTGGGAATTCAATTTAATTGAGAGCAAAGAAATCAACGCTTTTGCTATGCCGGGAGGAAAAATCGCCTTTTATTCCGGAATTATGCCAGTATTACAAACAGATGCTCGAATTGCTTTTGTTATGGGGCATGAAATAGGACATGTCATTGGCGGACATCATGCAGAAGGATATAGCAACCAACAATTAGCCGGATTGGCAAGTGCTCTTACCAATGTCATGGTTGGAAAATCAGCTTCCTCCTTAGTATCTGATGGACTTTCCATCGGTTTGTTGAAATTTAACCGTACGCAAGAATACGAAGCGGATAAATATGGAATGATTTTTATGGCAATGGCAGGCTATGACCCTACAGAAGCTATTTATGCGGAAATGAAAATGGCCTCTCTTTCAGAAAGCAGTGGTTCAGATTTTCTATCTACACATCCGGCAAATGAGAAGCGAATTGCTGCCTTAAAAGCATTTTTACCGGAAGCAATGAAATATTATAAGAAATAA
- a CDS encoding filamentous hemagglutinin N-terminal domain-containing protein, whose amino-acid sequence MKKLKNFENVLKSHLKQRVRITTAFIVAFLIHGMLSFDVEARDLRVRNQITPSNSNNGLRITSSQNGTDVINIVDPNNGISHNKYVDFNVGDKNNVIFNNSQKNGTSVTGGEVSANPNLTNSASVILNEIQGNSASELNGGLEVFGKRADLVIANENGINVNGARFINTSALTLSTGKVSVDNKKISFNTATNNAKIAVKEKGIETDSDYLNILSRRAELDGAINSEHNKNLNINVIAGANTVTAVNDTFELNAENAKDGITNVEAISASKFGAMYGNNIFILSTNKGEGIKYEGSLKAKDEVEIISEGKVVSSDINGKDIKISSKEEINNIGKMKADKNVSLNAPIVKNMSRLEGSVRLKSNEHNKKYQNRERGIIYYDYYLNVKNMSEVENELKLVKSSIEAGNNIEINNNLENGSFENLSGDLKAGNDIKVKGNFKTKHLSEGIKLEDLLKRIKVDLRWEHRSLVDNAYFNGNSSLTDGSLLDALKIMTQKKNKEYYTALKQIDDPQLNKVLSGLLGADWRTRERIKDEKDWNKEAAISFTNGTYSIEAGNDLKASGKVIELGGSNVMTKKEIFEVASTKTESLQSTISDVKNANIKAKNVYMEADNITNVNADIAAEDSAILYSKNNIDVKGAKVSADKILLEAGKDINLSSELGFKSSGEHAIIKETDVTANKAVGIKSKNLNIYGADVEAKDGLIKIDSDKLNVKDISTINANYKAELIEGKKYILRDHQYTKALQAKVESTPSKIIANKIFITAKDGAAIEGSLISGKNADSIIQIISEGNVNIKNSNNIDYSNFYSDSRGKNKKGVYKLLKIDKASKENLDIVGSNLKSEGNINIKSKNLTVVSSKIKAGKKVNLEAEEDIKLLASLNSKKEELNKMEWGSGAINSYKKSLEKKDVVSTMIEAGEKANVHAKRDLYKQSVFVKAGSVTMNGEANNYSDALASTEIKKETDVKAGFGVEGKIAFAGMGAAGEANTLDNTATGKTSGIKGLLEKENEFKKAEARAKVYAKMEVNKSIKESKNYVNNNITSESGDVTIGSNGVTDIGNTDINSQNDVNLRGKKVETTTKENVTKEVNHKLDLSVKGDIAFSNENVNKLNDLANDVLKSKEMLEKKDILGLAQKAEETIKDLKETIPNLTKKDILGIKSSQGVGVEYTNKTSTTTETTASSLKAKGKLNIKADEGDITLKNTYLKAQEFNTETPGKVNLLAGKKTIHKEENSLKVGVSVNENVGVNIADGANAKIGVGVQASYNGGTDLNKKSLNTTVEVGKVNHKAAAVNEDNKTDFYYKDKRGAGVDVDLKIGVSSNHIVAADGNVGGNVNYSFAAGKSTTDVVTNKTESTDVKAGVGLKASVGIDGKSPDFSISTDQIEYKKDGKVLVNIDAKDKMITKERIEQMRDKVKNWRTPTNSAEKLI is encoded by the coding sequence ATGAAAAAATTAAAAAATTTTGAAAATGTTTTAAAATCGCATTTAAAACAAAGAGTAAGAATTACGACAGCATTCATTGTTGCTTTTTTAATTCATGGGATGCTAAGCTTTGATGTTGAAGCAAGAGATTTAAGAGTTAGGAATCAAATAACTCCGTCAAATTCAAATAATGGCTTAAGAATAACTTCAAGCCAAAATGGGACCGATGTTATTAATATTGTTGATCCTAATAATGGAATATCTCACAATAAGTATGTAGATTTTAATGTTGGGGACAAAAATAATGTTATTTTTAACAACAGTCAAAAAAATGGAACTTCTGTTACAGGAGGAGAAGTCAGTGCAAACCCAAATTTAACAAACTCTGCTTCTGTTATCTTGAATGAAATTCAAGGAAATTCTGCTTCAGAATTAAACGGAGGACTTGAAGTTTTTGGGAAAAGAGCAGATCTTGTTATTGCCAATGAAAATGGAATAAATGTAAATGGAGCAAGATTTATAAACACTTCAGCTCTAACATTATCAACAGGAAAAGTCTCAGTCGATAATAAAAAAATTTCTTTTAACACAGCTACAAATAATGCAAAGATAGCAGTAAAAGAAAAAGGAATAGAAACAGATTCTGATTACTTGAATATCCTTTCAAGAAGGGCTGAACTAGATGGAGCAATCAACTCTGAACATAATAAAAATTTAAATATCAATGTTATAGCTGGTGCAAATACTGTTACAGCTGTAAATGATACTTTCGAATTAAATGCTGAAAACGCCAAAGATGGAATTACCAATGTAGAAGCTATTTCCGCTTCAAAATTTGGAGCTATGTATGGAAATAACATTTTTATCTTGAGTACTAATAAAGGCGAAGGAATCAAATATGAAGGAAGCCTAAAAGCAAAGGATGAAGTGGAGATAATCTCTGAAGGAAAAGTTGTAAGTTCTGACATAAATGGAAAAGATATCAAAATATCGTCTAAAGAAGAAATTAACAATATTGGAAAAATGAAAGCGGATAAAAATGTCAGTCTTAATGCTCCTATCGTAAAAAATATGTCCAGATTAGAAGGAAGTGTTAGATTAAAATCAAATGAACATAATAAAAAGTATCAAAATAGAGAAAGAGGAATTATCTATTATGACTATTATTTAAATGTGAAAAATATGTCAGAAGTGGAAAATGAATTAAAATTAGTTAAATCGTCTATTGAAGCCGGAAATAATATTGAAATAAATAATAATCTTGAAAATGGAAGTTTTGAAAATTTATCTGGGGATTTAAAAGCAGGAAATGATATCAAAGTAAAAGGAAATTTTAAAACAAAACATTTGTCAGAAGGAATAAAGCTAGAAGATCTTTTAAAAAGAATAAAAGTAGATCTTCGTTGGGAGCACAGAAGTCTAGTTGATAACGCATATTTTAATGGAAACTCTTCTTTAACAGATGGAAGCTTGTTGGATGCTTTAAAAATAATGACTCAAAAGAAAAATAAAGAATATTACACAGCCTTAAAACAAATTGATGACCCTCAATTAAATAAAGTTTTAAGTGGTTTATTAGGGGCTGATTGGAGAACAAGGGAACGAATAAAAGATGAAAAAGATTGGAATAAAGAAGCAGCCATAAGTTTTACAAATGGAACTTATTCAATAGAAGCAGGAAATGACTTGAAAGCTTCTGGAAAAGTGATTGAACTTGGTGGTTCTAATGTTATGACTAAAAAAGAAATATTTGAAGTAGCATCTACGAAAACGGAAAGTTTACAATCAACGATTTCAGATGTTAAAAATGCTAATATAAAAGCGAAAAATGTTTATATGGAAGCCGATAATATAACAAATGTAAATGCAGATATTGCAGCGGAAGACAGTGCGATTCTTTATTCTAAAAACAATATTGATGTGAAGGGAGCTAAAGTTTCTGCTGATAAAATTCTTCTTGAAGCTGGTAAAGATATAAATTTATCTTCAGAACTTGGTTTCAAATCTTCTGGGGAACATGCGATTATTAAAGAAACAGATGTTACTGCAAATAAGGCTGTTGGAATCAAATCCAAGAACTTAAATATTTATGGTGCAGATGTAGAGGCAAAAGATGGACTTATAAAAATAGACTCTGATAAGTTAAATGTAAAAGATATCAGTACAATCAATGCAAATTATAAGGCCGAATTAATAGAAGGAAAAAAATATATTTTAAGAGATCATCAATATACAAAAGCTTTACAAGCTAAAGTGGAATCTACACCTTCTAAAATAATTGCTAATAAAATTTTTATCACTGCAAAAGATGGTGCTGCTATTGAGGGTTCACTGATTTCAGGAAAAAATGCTGACAGCATAATCCAAATCATTTCTGAGGGAAATGTCAATATCAAAAATAGCAATAATATTGATTATAGTAATTTTTATTCAGATAGCAGAGGAAAAAATAAAAAAGGAGTCTACAAATTATTAAAAATAGATAAGGCTTCAAAAGAAAATCTTGACATAGTAGGAAGCAACTTAAAATCGGAAGGAAATATAAATATAAAATCAAAAAATTTAACTGTTGTATCAAGTAAAATAAAAGCAGGAAAAAAAGTTAACTTAGAAGCCGAAGAAGATATAAAATTACTAGCTTCTTTGAATTCTAAGAAAGAGGAATTAAATAAGATGGAATGGGGTAGCGGTGCTATCAATAGTTATAAAAAGTCTTTGGAGAAAAAAGATGTAGTGTCTACTATGATTGAAGCTGGAGAAAAAGCAAATGTACATGCAAAAAGAGATTTGTATAAACAATCTGTTTTTGTGAAAGCTGGAAGCGTAACTATGAATGGTGAGGCAAATAATTACAGTGATGCTTTAGCTTCAACAGAAATAAAAAAAGAAACAGATGTGAAAGCTGGCTTTGGTGTAGAAGGAAAGATTGCTTTTGCTGGAATGGGAGCAGCTGGGGAAGCAAACACTTTAGATAATACAGCAACGGGAAAAACTTCCGGGATAAAAGGTCTTTTAGAAAAAGAGAATGAATTTAAAAAAGCGGAAGCCAGAGCGAAAGTTTACGCAAAAATGGAAGTTAATAAGAGCATAAAAGAAAGTAAAAATTATGTAAATAACAACATTACCTCGGAAAGTGGTGATGTGACTATAGGTTCTAATGGGGTCACTGATATAGGAAATACCGATATCAATTCTCAAAATGATGTTAACTTAAGAGGTAAAAAAGTAGAAACCACTACAAAGGAAAATGTAACGAAAGAGGTTAATCATAAGCTTGATCTTTCTGTAAAAGGTGACATCGCTTTTTCTAATGAAAATGTCAATAAATTGAATGATTTGGCAAATGATGTTCTAAAAAGTAAAGAGATGTTAGAAAAGAAAGATATACTCGGGTTAGCTCAAAAAGCAGAAGAAACAATCAAAGATTTAAAAGAAACGATTCCAAATCTAACTAAAAAAGACATTTTAGGAATAAAATCAAGTCAGGGAGTAGGGGTAGAATACACTAATAAAACTTCTACTACTACGGAAACAACAGCTTCTTCTTTGAAAGCGAAAGGGAAGTTAAATATAAAGGCAGATGAAGGAGATATTACTTTAAAAAACACTTATTTAAAAGCTCAAGAGTTTAACACAGAAACTCCTGGAAAAGTTAATCTTTTAGCAGGGAAGAAAACGATTCATAAAGAAGAAAATTCTTTAAAGGTTGGTGTATCAGTTAACGAAAATGTAGGAGTCAATATAGCAGATGGAGCCAATGCTAAAATTGGTGTAGGTGTTCAAGCTAGTTACAATGGCGGAACTGATTTGAATAAAAAAAGTTTAAATACAACTGTAGAGGTAGGAAAAGTGAATCATAAAGCTGCAGCTGTAAATGAAGATAATAAAACAGACTTTTATTACAAAGATAAAAGAGGTGCAGGAGTTGATGTTGATTTAAAAATAGGAGTTTCTTCGAATCATATAGTAGCGGCAGATGGAAATGTAGGAGGAAATGTGAATTATTCTTTTGCGGCTGGAAAATCAACAACAGATGTTGTAACAAATAAGACAGAAAGTACTGATGTAAAAGCAGGGGTTGGACTGAAAGCTTCTGTTGGAATAGATGGAAAAAGTCCAGATTTTTCAATTTCAACAGACCAAATTGAATATAAAAAAGATGGAAAAGTATTAGTTAATATTGACGCAAAAGATAAAATGATCACCAAAGAGAGAATTGAACAGATGAGAGATAAGGTAAAAAATTGGAGAACTCCAACAAATAGTGCGGAAAAATTAATCTAA
- a CDS encoding ShlB/FhaC/HecB family hemolysin secretion/activation protein gives MRFTFIKMIFLFCIITNDCLANILKENKTYVNKIITDGNYSLMLPFKENDVFNIQQLDQLVENLKTNLSEPQVVVIPSNKENYYDIIIKTERKKILDANITLDNNNYKDYGRENLYLSLGRDHIFSGGDYFSIYTKERLTKNRKEHRESLYSLSYAIPIRNWKVSYSFSHEKTKNKILSSKYENRKVENIHNVEFSKVLYRNATKKIDFFFGFNLKDTKNYFNEIKLEVSSKRRNKIFLGSRMYYYFNNAVLYLEPSIERGVRFLGGEGDKNNKQVSFPFDKEFKKYNMNIYLSKSFFPTNYGYFNYTANISASYTSDHLLDANKFEMGGLNSVRGFKESTIKGDKGIYMSNTFSFEREGISPFIGFDFGLSRDYYRKESDRLVGAATGIKFKKRNIVASVTFSKALKYAQDMPRENPPIYFKVSYSF, from the coding sequence TTGAGATTTACTTTTATAAAAATGATATTCTTATTTTGTATCATTACTAACGATTGTCTCGCAAATATTTTAAAGGAAAACAAAACTTATGTAAATAAAATTATTACTGATGGAAATTATTCTTTGATGTTACCTTTTAAGGAGAATGATGTTTTCAACATACAGCAACTTGATCAATTAGTAGAAAATTTGAAAACAAATTTAAGTGAACCCCAAGTTGTGGTGATACCATCAAATAAAGAAAATTATTATGATATTATTATAAAAACTGAAAGAAAAAAAATATTGGATGCGAACATAACATTAGATAATAACAATTATAAGGATTATGGCAGAGAAAATTTATATTTAAGTTTAGGACGTGATCATATCTTTTCAGGAGGAGATTATTTCTCAATTTACACGAAAGAAAGGCTTACAAAAAATAGAAAAGAGCATAGGGAAAGCTTATATAGTCTATCTTATGCTATACCGATAAGAAATTGGAAAGTAAGTTACAGTTTTTCTCATGAAAAAACAAAAAATAAGATTTTATCTTCAAAATATGAAAATAGAAAGGTAGAAAATATCCATAATGTAGAATTTTCTAAAGTGCTGTATCGAAATGCAACAAAAAAAATAGATTTTTTCTTTGGTTTTAACTTAAAAGATACTAAAAACTATTTTAATGAAATAAAATTGGAAGTTTCTAGCAAAAGACGTAATAAAATATTCTTGGGAAGCAGAATGTATTATTATTTTAATAATGCTGTGCTTTATTTGGAACCTAGCATCGAAAGAGGAGTAAGATTTTTGGGAGGGGAAGGAGACAAGAATAATAAGCAAGTGAGTTTTCCATTTGATAAAGAGTTTAAAAAATACAACATGAATATTTATCTAAGTAAAAGTTTCTTTCCCACAAATTATGGATACTTTAATTATACGGCAAATATTTCGGCTAGCTATACCTCTGACCATTTATTAGATGCAAATAAGTTTGAAATGGGAGGTTTGAATAGTGTAAGAGGCTTTAAAGAAAGTACAATAAAGGGAGATAAAGGGATTTATATGTCAAATACTTTCTCTTTTGAACGAGAAGGGATTTCTCCCTTTATTGGTTTTGACTTTGGTTTATCTAGAGACTATTATAGAAAGGAAAGTGATAGATTAGTAGGAGCAGCAACAGGAATAAAGTTTAAGAAAAGGAATATAGTTGCAAGTGTGACATTTTCAAAAGCATTAAAATATGCTCAAGATATGCCAAGAGAAAATCCCCCGATTTATTTCAAGGTTTCATATTCCTTTTAA